A portion of the Granulosicoccus antarcticus IMCC3135 genome contains these proteins:
- a CDS encoding NAD(+) kinase — MTKFSRAGLIVKFSDESVANTLADVIGCLEALDVQVVLDNSTQGLLEGEPPTVPTSVIGETCDLAVVIGGDGTLLSAARSLVNHDVPIVGINRGRLGFLVDVSPDGGLEELIQIVKGQYIEEHRAMLRTRILRDGECVADSFAFNDTVIRVRDLLQIMDFDVIIDDVLVTHQRADGLIIATPSGSTAYSLSNGGPIVGPTIDALVVQPICPHTLTSRSLMVDAESTIRVHLWDDDVAKAQVVCDGQIYMDAMLGDMIEVKRNANRVRLLHPENYDYHRILREKLNWG; from the coding sequence ATGACAAAATTCTCACGGGCAGGCCTCATCGTGAAGTTCAGCGATGAGAGCGTTGCCAATACACTTGCTGATGTAATCGGATGCCTAGAGGCGCTCGATGTTCAAGTGGTGCTCGACAACAGCACTCAAGGTCTGCTGGAAGGCGAACCACCCACGGTTCCCACTAGCGTCATCGGTGAAACCTGCGACCTGGCCGTCGTCATAGGCGGCGATGGCACCTTGCTCAGCGCTGCGCGCTCACTGGTAAACCATGACGTTCCCATTGTCGGCATCAATCGCGGCAGACTCGGGTTCCTGGTCGATGTGTCCCCCGATGGCGGCCTGGAAGAGCTTATCCAGATCGTCAAGGGTCAGTACATCGAAGAACACCGCGCCATGCTCAGAACCCGAATTCTGCGCGACGGCGAGTGTGTCGCAGATTCCTTCGCCTTCAATGACACGGTCATTCGTGTTCGTGACTTGCTGCAGATCATGGACTTTGACGTCATCATCGATGACGTACTGGTCACACACCAACGTGCAGATGGCCTGATTATCGCCACACCCTCTGGCAGTACAGCCTATTCATTGTCGAATGGTGGCCCTATTGTCGGTCCCACCATTGACGCGCTGGTCGTCCAGCCGATCTGCCCTCATACACTGACCAGTCGTTCTTTGATGGTCGATGCCGAGTCCACCATTCGGGTTCACCTCTGGGACGATGATGTGGCCAAGGCACAGGTCGTCTGCGATGGTCAAATTTATATGGATGCCATGCTGGGCGACATGATAGAAGTCAAACGTAACGCCAACCGCGTACGACTGCTGCACCCTGAAAACTACGATTACCATCGCATTTTGCGCGAGAAGCTTAACTGGGGCTAA
- the mutS gene encoding DNA mismatch repair protein MutS, whose protein sequence is MTNSTHTPMMQQYLGIKAQHPDSMLFYRMGDFYELFFDDARRAAQFLDITLTARGKSGGEPIPMAGIPYHAADNYLGRLVRMGLSVAICEQTGTVTNKGPVTREVVRVITPGTLTEESLLASRAVALLVCVSEGREGFGIAALDVAAGDLAVMQVEDLPRLQAELARLDPAELLLGEDSRLQSEFSNYTRRSRAPWLFDQAAARKSLTEHFKVRNLEAFGCENLTLAISAAAVALGYARETQLNALEQVANMRVENASDTVILDPGTRRHLELVENARQQESNTLFSVIDRTANPMGTRKLRAWLQQPIRNREQICQRQDRVGALMQDDTCAEVAKVLANMHDMERITTRILLGSAQPRELERLRLSLECLPELLQHLQNPGRSEPAHADALKNILEVLQQPTTADKFLKSAIRENPPVVLRDGGVIADGYDAQLDELRSLSGDASDFLAQMEQREKASTGISSLKVGYNRVHGFYIETNRQSEPPAHYIRRQTLKSTERYITPELKEHEDKVLGAREKALARERELYANVLETLKQELATLRSMATTIAELDVLNSFARIAAEHDWCRPQLSLETGIAIEAGRHPVIEALIDDPFVANPTHLDEQCRMLLITGPNMGGKSTFMRQTALIALLAHTGSHVPASAATIGPIDRIFTRIGASDDLARGQSTFMVEMTEAAHILRNASPNSLVLMDEVGRGTSTYDGLALAWACAEHLAQNNRSLCLFATHYFELTAMAEQHENIENVHLDAVEHDGRIIFMHSIKKGATDRSYGLQVAELAGLPDTALGYARERLAALEEHSVADTVESDHYKIGAPEPIESKVDDNARVVAGTAKTAQLDLFSPGGALQDYISELDLDTITPRNALQHLYAMSDLANWKS, encoded by the coding sequence ATGACGAACAGCACACATACCCCCATGATGCAGCAGTACCTGGGCATCAAGGCACAGCACCCAGACTCCATGTTGTTCTACCGCATGGGCGATTTCTACGAATTATTCTTCGATGATGCCAGGCGGGCAGCCCAGTTTCTGGACATTACGCTCACCGCTCGTGGCAAAAGCGGCGGTGAACCGATTCCGATGGCCGGCATTCCTTATCACGCCGCGGACAACTACCTGGGCCGACTGGTCAGAATGGGACTCTCGGTCGCTATCTGCGAACAGACGGGAACCGTAACCAACAAAGGTCCGGTTACTCGTGAAGTGGTGCGTGTTATTACGCCCGGCACTCTGACCGAAGAGTCGCTACTGGCTTCGCGTGCCGTGGCCCTTCTGGTTTGCGTCAGTGAAGGCCGTGAAGGCTTCGGCATTGCCGCGCTTGATGTCGCAGCTGGCGATCTGGCTGTCATGCAGGTGGAAGACTTACCCCGACTACAGGCCGAACTGGCAAGGCTGGACCCTGCCGAACTGCTGCTTGGCGAAGACAGTCGCTTGCAAAGCGAATTTTCCAACTACACCCGCCGCAGCAGAGCCCCATGGCTGTTCGACCAGGCTGCAGCTCGCAAATCGTTGACCGAACACTTCAAGGTCCGCAACCTGGAGGCATTCGGTTGCGAGAACCTGACACTCGCGATCAGTGCTGCAGCGGTGGCATTGGGATACGCCCGTGAGACACAGCTCAACGCGCTCGAGCAAGTGGCGAACATGCGAGTTGAAAACGCCTCTGATACGGTCATTCTGGATCCCGGAACACGACGCCATCTGGAGCTTGTCGAGAATGCGCGCCAACAGGAATCCAACACACTGTTCAGTGTGATCGATCGCACAGCCAACCCCATGGGCACTCGCAAACTGCGCGCATGGCTACAACAACCGATACGAAATAGAGAGCAGATTTGCCAGAGACAGGACCGGGTCGGCGCACTGATGCAGGACGACACCTGTGCAGAGGTCGCAAAAGTACTGGCAAACATGCACGACATGGAACGCATCACCACTCGCATATTGCTGGGAAGTGCCCAACCGCGTGAACTGGAACGACTGCGATTGAGCCTGGAATGCCTGCCCGAGCTTTTGCAACATTTACAAAACCCTGGTCGCAGTGAACCAGCGCACGCCGACGCGTTGAAGAATATCCTCGAGGTCCTGCAGCAGCCAACCACTGCTGACAAATTCCTGAAATCTGCCATTCGTGAAAATCCTCCCGTCGTTCTACGTGATGGAGGCGTCATAGCCGATGGTTACGATGCCCAGCTGGACGAACTGCGCTCGCTAAGTGGTGATGCAAGCGATTTTCTGGCTCAAATGGAGCAGCGCGAAAAGGCATCAACAGGCATCAGTTCCCTCAAGGTGGGCTACAACCGTGTTCACGGGTTCTATATCGAAACCAATCGCCAAAGCGAACCGCCTGCGCACTACATACGACGCCAGACTCTCAAGAGTACCGAGCGTTACATCACTCCCGAGCTCAAGGAGCATGAAGACAAGGTTCTGGGGGCGCGTGAAAAGGCACTGGCTCGGGAACGAGAACTGTATGCCAACGTTCTGGAAACACTGAAGCAGGAGCTCGCGACCCTGCGCAGCATGGCGACGACCATCGCCGAGCTTGATGTACTCAACAGCTTTGCACGCATTGCAGCTGAGCACGACTGGTGTCGCCCACAATTGAGCCTGGAGACCGGCATCGCCATTGAAGCTGGACGACACCCGGTCATTGAAGCGCTGATTGACGACCCGTTCGTTGCCAACCCAACGCACCTGGATGAACAGTGCAGGATGCTACTGATTACCGGGCCGAACATGGGTGGTAAATCGACGTTCATGCGCCAGACGGCGCTGATCGCCCTATTAGCCCATACCGGCAGTCACGTTCCCGCCAGTGCAGCCACCATCGGTCCGATTGATCGTATCTTTACCCGCATCGGCGCCTCAGACGACCTTGCCCGAGGTCAATCCACCTTTATGGTAGAAATGACCGAAGCCGCCCACATTCTGCGTAACGCCTCTCCCAACAGCCTGGTACTGATGGACGAAGTGGGTCGCGGGACCAGTACCTATGACGGATTGGCACTAGCCTGGGCCTGTGCTGAGCACCTGGCGCAGAATAATCGATCTCTATGCCTTTTCGCGACACATTATTTCGAGCTGACCGCCATGGCAGAACAGCATGAAAACATTGAAAACGTCCATCTCGACGCAGTGGAGCACGATGGCAGAATAATTTTCATGCACAGCATAAAAAAGGGCGCAACCGACCGTAGTTACGGCCTGCAAGTGGCGGAACTGGCAGGTTTGCCGGATACTGCCCTGGGATATGCGCGGGAGCGACTTGCGGCCCTGGAGGAGCATTCTGTTGCAGATACCGTCGAATCGGATCATTACAAGATTGGCGCCCCCGAACCAATAGAGAGCAAAGTGGATGATAATGCACGCGTCGTTGCCGGAACTGCGAAAACGGCACAATTGGACCTCTTCAGCCCCGGTGGGGCCTTGCAAGACTATATCTCCGAGCTAGACTTGGACACAATCACACCGCGGAACGCTCTCCAGCATCTTTATGCAATGAGCGACCTGGCGAACTGGAAATCCTGA
- a CDS encoding CinA family protein, translating into MTEERIREERFQAQSDELVAGLAELLLSRNATMTTAESCTGGLIAGALTAMPGSSAWFAQSVVTYSNEAKQSLLGVAEVVFEEHGAVSEACVLAMARGASERSGSPVAVAVSGVAGPDGGTPDKPVGTVWFGWAIGNAVSAELLHLEGDRRTVREQAVLHALRGTIARILDGSDLNQ; encoded by the coding sequence ATGACCGAGGAAAGAATCAGAGAAGAACGGTTTCAGGCTCAATCTGACGAGCTGGTTGCCGGGCTCGCAGAGCTGCTACTGAGCCGCAATGCAACAATGACCACGGCAGAATCCTGTACTGGGGGCCTTATTGCGGGGGCCTTGACCGCTATGCCGGGAAGCTCCGCCTGGTTCGCTCAGTCGGTCGTGACCTATTCCAATGAGGCAAAGCAGTCGTTGCTCGGGGTGGCGGAGGTTGTTTTCGAGGAGCATGGAGCGGTCAGTGAGGCCTGTGTTCTGGCTATGGCAAGAGGTGCCAGCGAGCGCAGCGGCTCGCCCGTTGCGGTGGCTGTCAGTGGTGTGGCCGGTCCCGATGGTGGAACGCCAGACAAGCCTGTGGGTACGGTATGGTTTGGTTGGGCCATCGGAAATGCGGTATCGGCAGAGTTGTTGCATCTGGAAGGTGACCGCCGCACAGTGCGCGAGCAGGCGGTCTTGCACGCCTTGCGTGGTACCATCGCGCGGATCCTGGATGGGAGTGATCTGAATCAATGA
- the recA gene encoding recombinase RecA yields the protein MDENKKKALAAALGQIEKQFGKGTIMRMGDDSVSRDIDVISTGSLGLDLALGIGGLPRGRVCEIYGPESSGKTTMTLQVIAECQKAGGTAAFVDAEHALDPVYARKLGVDVDELLISQPDTGDQALEIVDMLVRSSAVDIIVIDSVAALTPKAEIEGDMGDSHVGLQARLMSQALRKLTGNIKRTNTLVIFINQIRMKIGVMFGSPETTTGGNALKFYSSVRLDIRRIGAIKRGDEIVGNETRVKVVKNKMAPPFKQTEFEILYGEGVSREGELIDLGVQNGLIDKAGAWYSYNGDRIGQGKDKVRMHLIEHAHIADEIDVKLRDMLLAKPESIRDKPPGKADKTEEAESEV from the coding sequence GTGGACGAGAACAAGAAAAAAGCACTCGCAGCGGCGCTTGGCCAGATTGAAAAGCAATTTGGCAAGGGCACTATCATGCGTATGGGAGACGATAGTGTCTCGCGTGACATCGATGTCATTTCAACAGGCTCACTGGGTCTGGATCTCGCTCTGGGTATTGGTGGTCTGCCGCGTGGCCGGGTTTGTGAAATATACGGCCCTGAGTCCTCAGGCAAAACCACAATGACATTGCAGGTCATTGCTGAATGCCAGAAAGCGGGTGGAACAGCGGCGTTTGTGGATGCGGAGCATGCACTGGACCCCGTTTATGCACGCAAGCTGGGTGTGGATGTTGACGAGTTGCTCATCTCCCAGCCTGATACAGGCGATCAGGCGCTCGAAATTGTCGATATGCTGGTTCGTTCCAGTGCCGTTGATATTATCGTTATTGACTCGGTAGCTGCCCTGACCCCCAAGGCCGAAATCGAAGGTGATATGGGTGATTCGCATGTGGGCCTGCAAGCACGTCTCATGTCTCAGGCTCTGCGCAAACTCACCGGTAATATCAAACGCACCAATACACTGGTTATTTTCATCAACCAGATTCGTATGAAAATCGGTGTCATGTTCGGTAGCCCCGAAACCACGACCGGTGGTAATGCGTTGAAGTTCTATAGCTCGGTTCGCCTGGACATTCGTCGTATCGGAGCCATTAAGCGTGGTGATGAAATCGTAGGTAACGAAACTCGCGTCAAGGTCGTCAAGAACAAGATGGCACCACCGTTCAAACAGACTGAGTTCGAGATTCTGTATGGCGAAGGTGTTTCCCGTGAAGGTGAGTTGATCGATCTGGGCGTGCAGAATGGTCTGATCGACAAAGCGGGAGCGTGGTACAGCTACAACGGCGACCGTATCGGCCAAGGTAAGGACAAAGTCCGCATGCATCTAATCGAACATGCACATATTGCTGACGAAATTGATGTCAAGCTTCGCGACATGCTGTTGGCCAAGCCCGAAAGTATCCGGGATAAGCCGCCGGGTAAGGCTGACAAGACTGAAGAGGCAGAATCCGAAGTCTGA
- a CDS encoding regulatory protein RecX: MNDSLTAEEIAAKEATQAYGAAIRLLASRDHSVVELTRKLKQREHGSVAIDAALVELIEANYVNDARYAELYAEQRMNHGYGPLSIRSKLATRGLDSHHVRRAMQLLDVDWVEQAEKVIYKRFTSHEITDTDQAATARIARFLQGRGFNSSDVLRGLNQARRELGRTPSG, from the coding sequence ATGAACGATTCGCTCACTGCAGAAGAGATTGCCGCCAAAGAGGCAACGCAGGCTTATGGTGCCGCCATACGCCTGCTTGCCAGTCGCGATCACTCTGTTGTCGAACTGACGCGCAAACTAAAGCAGCGAGAGCACGGCAGTGTGGCAATTGACGCTGCACTGGTTGAGCTTATTGAAGCCAATTACGTGAATGATGCACGTTATGCCGAGCTGTATGCGGAACAACGTATGAATCACGGTTATGGCCCTTTGTCCATACGGTCAAAGCTGGCGACGCGCGGTCTTGATAGTCATCATGTACGCAGAGCGATGCAATTGCTGGACGTGGATTGGGTCGAGCAAGCAGAGAAGGTGATCTACAAGCGCTTCACATCGCATGAGATCACTGATACGGATCAAGCCGCCACTGCGCGGATTGCGCGATTTCTGCAAGGGCGTGGCTTTAACTCCAGTGATGTTTTGCGTGGATTGAACCAGGCAAGACGTGAACTTGGTCGTACTCCATCGGGTTGA
- the alaS gene encoding alanine--tRNA ligase, with the protein MPASLPQTTSQIREQFLQFFASQGHQIVASSSLVPGNDKTLLFTNAGMVQFKDVFTGDEVRDYQRATTSQRCVRAGGKHNDLDNVGYTARHHTFFEMLGNFSFGDYFKREAIQFAWSFLTGTLGLPADKLWVTIFEEDDEAESIWVNEIGVPAERVIRIGAKDNFWMMGDTGPCGPCSEIFYDHGEDVWGGPPGSPEEDGDRYIEIWNLVFMQFDRSADGTMTPLPSPCVDTGMGLERIAAVLQHVHSNYEIDLFDRLIRDAAKLLGVGDLANPSLRVITDHLRSCAFLIVDGVLPSNEGRGYVLRRIIRRAARHGHKLGASGTFFHKLVPSLVREMGQAYPELVAAQAEVDSQLLKEEERFAATLSAGLSILDDEVANLSGKTIPGEVIFKLYDTYGFPADLTGDIARERELEVDMEGFNTCMEAQRTRARAASNFAAQGLDFQSGSATVFVGYTENQCESVINELFVDGESVERLEPGQAGWVVLSKTPFYGESGGQVGDVGHITRRDANGVEAQDAVFEVLDTQKQRQAFAHAGALSGAALTVGDAVTATIDVARRERIRQNHSATHLLHGALRSVLGTHVEQKGSLVNDESLRFDFSHGEPVTEAQRVSIEQWIDREVRANSECSTQEMSMEDAVAAGAMALFGEKYGDIVRVVRLGDRSVELCGGTHVGATGELGGVKVLTEGGVAAGVRRIEAVSGSAALSYSQALEHQLNEVATTLKAPKHDVVPKLKQLQTRNRDLAREVEQLQAKLAANSGNDLAANAETIGNVSVLLQVVEDADAKSLRTLLDQLRQKLENSIIVLASEKDGKVSLIASVADSRTRVLKAGDLLKEVTVILGGRGGGRADMAQGGADSLEKIEESFAAARALIQSRFSV; encoded by the coding sequence ATGCCAGCTTCCTTACCCCAAACAACGTCTCAGATTCGTGAGCAATTTCTGCAATTCTTCGCCAGTCAGGGTCATCAAATTGTGGCCTCCAGCTCGCTGGTGCCTGGCAATGACAAAACTCTGTTGTTCACAAACGCTGGCATGGTCCAGTTCAAGGATGTGTTCACAGGTGACGAGGTCCGTGATTATCAGCGCGCCACCACCTCTCAGCGTTGTGTCCGTGCCGGCGGCAAGCACAATGATCTGGATAACGTGGGCTACACAGCGCGTCATCACACATTTTTCGAAATGCTCGGCAATTTCAGCTTCGGTGATTATTTCAAGCGCGAAGCCATACAATTTGCCTGGAGCTTTCTGACGGGCACCCTGGGTCTGCCAGCTGACAAATTATGGGTAACCATTTTTGAGGAAGACGATGAAGCGGAAAGCATCTGGGTCAATGAAATAGGGGTCCCGGCAGAACGTGTCATTCGCATCGGTGCCAAGGATAATTTCTGGATGATGGGTGATACCGGTCCCTGCGGTCCGTGTTCTGAAATTTTCTATGATCACGGTGAAGATGTCTGGGGTGGACCTCCAGGTTCGCCTGAGGAAGACGGCGATCGCTATATCGAAATCTGGAATCTGGTTTTCATGCAGTTTGATCGCTCTGCTGATGGCACCATGACACCACTACCAAGCCCATGTGTAGATACGGGAATGGGGCTTGAGCGCATTGCCGCAGTGCTTCAGCATGTGCATAGCAACTACGAAATAGATCTGTTTGATCGTTTGATCAGAGATGCGGCCAAACTGCTGGGTGTCGGCGATCTTGCCAACCCTTCGCTACGCGTCATTACAGACCATTTGCGCTCCTGTGCATTTCTGATTGTCGACGGAGTGCTGCCAAGCAACGAAGGTCGCGGTTATGTTCTGCGACGTATCATTCGTCGTGCTGCCCGGCACGGCCATAAGCTGGGTGCCTCAGGAACCTTTTTCCATAAACTGGTGCCTTCGCTGGTTCGCGAGATGGGCCAGGCCTATCCGGAGCTGGTTGCAGCGCAAGCAGAGGTGGACAGTCAGCTGCTCAAGGAAGAAGAGCGCTTTGCTGCAACGTTGTCGGCAGGTTTGAGCATTCTTGACGACGAAGTCGCCAATCTATCCGGCAAGACCATTCCTGGCGAGGTTATCTTCAAGCTGTACGACACTTACGGATTTCCGGCAGATCTGACTGGTGATATTGCGCGTGAACGTGAACTTGAAGTGGACATGGAAGGTTTTAATACTTGCATGGAAGCACAGCGAACTCGCGCCCGTGCTGCCAGCAACTTTGCCGCACAGGGTCTGGATTTTCAGTCCGGTTCTGCCACGGTATTTGTCGGTTACACAGAGAACCAGTGTGAAAGTGTCATCAACGAGCTTTTTGTCGACGGTGAATCGGTTGAAAGGCTGGAGCCTGGTCAGGCGGGTTGGGTGGTCTTGAGTAAAACGCCTTTTTACGGTGAGTCAGGCGGGCAGGTCGGTGATGTTGGCCACATAACTCGGCGTGATGCTAACGGTGTAGAAGCTCAGGATGCTGTTTTCGAGGTGCTGGATACCCAGAAGCAAAGACAGGCCTTTGCCCATGCAGGCGCGCTGAGCGGCGCGGCTTTGACTGTTGGTGATGCCGTTACTGCCACTATCGACGTTGCACGTCGTGAGCGGATTCGCCAGAACCACTCTGCAACGCATCTGTTACACGGTGCTCTGCGTTCTGTTCTGGGCACGCACGTGGAGCAGAAGGGGTCGCTGGTTAACGATGAGTCTCTGCGGTTTGACTTCTCACACGGTGAACCGGTCACTGAGGCGCAGCGTGTGAGTATCGAACAATGGATAGATCGTGAAGTGCGCGCCAATAGTGAATGCAGCACTCAGGAAATGTCGATGGAGGATGCGGTTGCGGCCGGCGCCATGGCACTGTTTGGTGAAAAATATGGCGACATTGTTCGTGTCGTACGCCTCGGAGATCGCTCGGTCGAGCTGTGTGGTGGTACGCACGTTGGTGCAACGGGCGAACTGGGTGGTGTGAAGGTTTTGACCGAAGGTGGTGTGGCTGCCGGAGTCCGTCGTATCGAGGCTGTCAGTGGTTCAGCTGCACTGAGTTATTCGCAAGCTCTGGAACACCAGTTGAATGAGGTGGCGACGACACTCAAAGCGCCCAAACATGATGTGGTTCCAAAGCTCAAGCAGCTGCAGACACGCAATCGTGATCTTGCCCGCGAGGTTGAACAGCTGCAGGCGAAGCTTGCTGCCAACTCCGGTAATGATCTTGCCGCCAATGCTGAAACTATCGGCAATGTCAGCGTGCTTTTACAGGTGGTAGAAGATGCTGATGCGAAGTCACTGCGAACTCTGCTTGATCAGCTTCGACAAAAGCTGGAAAACAGCATTATCGTTCTGGCCAGTGAAAAGGATGGCAAGGTGTCTCTGATTGCCTCTGTTGCAGACAGTCGTACGAGGGTGCTCAAGGCGGGTGATCTTCTGAAGGAGGTCACGGTTATCCTGGGCGGTCGTGGGGGTGGTCGTGCCGACATGGCGCAAGGTGGCGCTGACTCTCTTGAAAAGATTGAAGAATCGTTTGCAGCCGCTCGCGCACTGATTCAGTCTCGTTTTTCTGTCTGA
- a CDS encoding aspartate kinase — translation MAFLVKKYGGTSVGSVERIQHVAQSLKQARDAGDDVVVVVSAMSGETNRLVAMAREVMPAVVDVRELDVLLSTGEQVTIALLTMALKELGVEARSYTGAQVRILTDNSHSKARILDIDTARIMDDIKSGRVVVVAGFQGVSEEGDITTLGRGGSDTSAVALAAALKCDECQIFTDVDGVYTTDPRVEKRARRLDRITFEEMLEMASLGSKVLQIRAVEFAGKYNVPLRVLSSFKPGDGTLITYDDEENTMEQALVSGIAFTRDEAQITVTGVADRPGTAYAILGPISDLNVEVDMIIQNIGANDTTDFTFTVHRDEYTRVIDYLKSNNDTLGATTISGDDRIAKLSIVGVGMRSHAGIASRMFRSLADAGINLRLITTSEIKISVVIDEKYIELGVRALHEEFELGADEVIES, via the coding sequence ATGGCGTTTCTAGTCAAGAAATATGGCGGTACTTCCGTCGGTAGCGTGGAGCGTATCCAGCACGTAGCGCAAAGTCTTAAACAGGCAAGGGATGCCGGTGACGATGTGGTCGTTGTGGTTTCCGCAATGTCTGGCGAGACCAATCGTCTGGTTGCCATGGCTCGCGAGGTGATGCCGGCGGTGGTCGATGTGCGCGAGCTGGACGTGCTGCTGTCTACCGGAGAGCAGGTGACGATCGCCCTGTTGACAATGGCGTTGAAGGAGTTAGGTGTCGAGGCGCGCTCCTATACAGGAGCCCAGGTTCGGATCCTGACTGACAATAGTCATAGCAAGGCTCGTATTCTGGATATCGATACGGCTCGTATCATGGACGACATCAAGTCGGGTCGCGTGGTGGTGGTGGCCGGATTCCAGGGTGTGAGCGAGGAAGGAGACATCACGACACTGGGGCGCGGTGGCTCGGATACCTCTGCTGTTGCACTGGCCGCTGCGCTGAAGTGCGACGAGTGTCAGATTTTTACCGATGTGGATGGTGTCTACACGACAGATCCACGTGTGGAGAAGCGTGCTCGACGGCTGGATCGGATTACCTTCGAGGAGATGCTGGAAATGGCCAGCCTCGGTTCCAAGGTTCTACAGATACGTGCCGTCGAATTTGCCGGAAAATACAATGTACCACTGCGCGTCTTGTCCAGCTTCAAGCCTGGCGACGGCACCCTGATAACTTACGATGACGAGGAAAACACCATGGAACAGGCGCTAGTGTCCGGCATAGCGTTCACTCGGGATGAGGCGCAGATCACCGTCACGGGGGTAGCAGATCGTCCTGGTACTGCCTACGCGATTCTGGGTCCTATATCCGACTTGAACGTTGAAGTGGATATGATCATTCAGAACATCGGTGCCAATGACACCACTGACTTCACATTCACTGTGCATCGTGATGAATACACGCGAGTCATCGATTATCTGAAAAGCAACAACGACACCCTGGGTGCGACAACGATTTCCGGCGATGATCGTATTGCCAAGTTGTCGATCGTTGGGGTTGGCATGCGTTCTCATGCTGGCATAGCCAGTCGCATGTTCAGGAGTCTGGCAGATGCGGGCATCAACCTGCGATTGATCACTACGTCTGAAATCAAGATCAGTGTGGTGATTGATGAGAAATACATCGAGCTTGGTGTACGTGCGTTACATGAAGAATTCGAACTGGGAGCTGATGAAGTCATTGAATCCTGA
- the csrA gene encoding carbon storage regulator CsrA, which produces MLILTRRAGETLMIGDEVSVTVLGVKGNQVRIGVNAPKEVSVHREEIYARIKKEQEVDSEALESQS; this is translated from the coding sequence ATGTTGATATTGACCCGCAGGGCTGGTGAAACGCTGATGATCGGTGATGAAGTTTCTGTCACGGTTCTGGGCGTGAAAGGGAACCAGGTGCGCATCGGAGTGAACGCGCCCAAAGAGGTCTCTGTTCACCGAGAAGAGATCTACGCAAGAATCAAGAAAGAGCAGGAAGTCGATTCAGAGGCACTTGAATCGCAAAGTTGA
- a CDS encoding glucokinase → MSHNRLVGDVGGTNARFALLDDNNQPISSSTSTLRTDDFPSLAAAVSTYLSEHDIDRVTAAAVAVATPVVGDVIKLTNNHWSFSIEETRKQLGIDCMHVVNDFTALALSVPHLPASELIKVGGGEEVPNHAKAIIGPGTGLGVSGLIPCNGHWTALQGEGGHVSLGVRTPREFAVYELLSHKFRHVSAERFLSGPGLVNIVNALREIDGMSPHEYSPADVTEHGLASEPLPEHAACVEALDIFCELLGSCAGNLVLTLGAEGGVYIGGGVVPRLGDFFLQSGFREQFEAKGRMQHYLEKVPSYVIKSPYPALVGAAQLI, encoded by the coding sequence ATGAGCCACAATCGATTGGTCGGCGATGTGGGCGGAACCAATGCCCGGTTTGCTCTGCTGGATGACAACAACCAGCCTATTTCCTCCAGTACCAGCACTCTGCGTACTGATGACTTTCCCAGTCTTGCCGCCGCTGTTTCTACCTATTTGAGTGAACACGATATAGATCGTGTCACCGCTGCTGCGGTCGCTGTTGCCACACCTGTAGTCGGGGATGTGATCAAGCTCACCAATAATCACTGGTCATTCTCAATTGAAGAAACCCGCAAGCAGCTCGGTATTGACTGCATGCATGTTGTCAATGATTTCACGGCTCTGGCACTCTCAGTTCCGCATCTGCCAGCCTCGGAGCTGATTAAGGTCGGCGGTGGTGAAGAAGTGCCGAATCATGCCAAAGCCATCATTGGTCCGGGTACCGGTCTGGGCGTCTCGGGGCTCATTCCGTGTAACGGTCATTGGACCGCATTGCAGGGTGAGGGAGGCCATGTCTCTCTGGGTGTTCGAACTCCCCGCGAATTCGCTGTTTATGAGCTTTTGAGTCATAAGTTCAGGCACGTCTCTGCCGAACGCTTTCTTTCAGGTCCGGGCCTTGTCAACATCGTCAACGCCTTGCGTGAAATCGACGGTATGTCGCCTCACGAGTATTCGCCTGCTGATGTCACTGAACATGGGTTGGCGTCTGAGCCCTTGCCAGAGCATGCTGCCTGTGTAGAAGCACTGGACATTTTCTGCGAATTGCTGGGTTCTTGTGCCGGAAACCTGGTGCTGACACTAGGTGCTGAGGGCGGTGTCTATATCGGCGGCGGTGTAGTGCCGCGTCTAGGTGATTTTTTCCTGCAATCAGGTTTCCGTGAGCAGTTCGAAGCAAAAGGGCGAATGCAGCACTATCTTGAAAAAGTGCCGAGCTACGTCATCAAATCACCATATCCTGCACTAGTGGGTGCGGCGCAGCTCATCTGA